In Naumovozyma castellii chromosome 1, complete genome, one DNA window encodes the following:
- the YHK8 gene encoding Yhk8p (ancestral locus Anc_5.284), translating to MANTSRSNSLAMSSTISTISKTTYDNRDKATVEHNHANSIQEGSNKDCEKGNSIPMPVDSCFEVTFDRDGPADPEDIARHLSLLRKYYISSLITFTSMVITIISSCWTFVSPKIMSHFHISHEVSILGITFYIFGLGFGPLFLSPISEFYGRRPTFIFSLTVSIIWQCLTTWSRTIEGMMFGRFLSGFFGSTFLSVAGGSISDIFDKDSITVPMAIYTTSAMLGPELGPIISGALYKVDYKWTFVTLLIASGVCLALIIVTVPETYEPKLLIKKAQRLREETGDERWVAPLEITKKETSFMSSVFLSSKRPFLLLVRDPMMGVLCFYTGLVLAIVYLFFVAFPYIFKKLYGFHEMEVACAYIGMLVGMLVACPTSIIFQKRYELKVKANNGERTPEMRFEPLFYGAFLSPVGLLIFAWTCYSHVHWIGPIIGSGVFGTGVFFVFVGVFNYTVDAYRRFAASGMACNSFVRSTMSGVFPLFGLQMYEGMGINWASFLLAMVTMLMIPVPFLFTKYGAYLRGKSPYAWTD from the coding sequence ATGGCTAACACGAGTAGAAGCAATAGTTTAGCGATGAGttcaacaatttcaacTATTTCAAAAACGACGTACGATAATAGAGATAAGGCCACTGTGGAACACAACCATGCCAACAGTATCCAAGAAGGGTCTAACAAGGACTGTGAAAAGGGAAACTCAATTCCAATGCCGGTTGATTCCTGTTTTGAAGTGACATTCGACCGTGATGGTCCCGCTGACCCGGAAGATATTGCCAGACACCTTTCACTACTTCGCAAATACTATATATCTTCGTTAATCACCTTCACATCAATGGTGATCACcataatttcatcttgCTGGACATTTGTTTCACCAAAGATAATGTCCCATTTCCATATCTCCCACGAAGTAAGTATCCTCGGTATCACATTCTATATTTTCGGTCTGGGATTTGGCCCATTATTCCTCTCACCCATTAGTGAATTCTATGGTCGTCGCCCCACTTTCATCTTTTCTTTGACAGTTAGCATCATTTGGCAATGTCTTACCACATGGTCTCGTACTATTGAAGGTATGATGTTTGGTAGATTTCTAAGTGGCTTCTTTGGCAGCACATTTTTATCCGTAGCTGGTGGGAGTATTAgtgatatatttgataaagataGCATCACAGTCCCCATGGCAATCTATACCACATCAGCCATGTTGGGACCTGAACTTGGTCCCATTATCTCGGGTGCCCTTTACAAAGTTGATTATAAATGGACTTTTGTAACGTTATTAATTGCATCAGGTGTGTGTTTGGCACTAATAATCGTTACTGTCCCTGAAACATATGAAcccaaattattaataaagaaGGCACAAAGACTGAGAGAGGAAACTGGAGACGAAAGATGGGTTGCACCACTAGAGATTACTAAGAAGGAAACTAGTTTCATGTCATCTGTGTTTCTCTCATCAAAGAGACCTTTCTTATTGTTGGTACGTGATCCTATGATGGGGGTTCTTTGTTTCTATACGGGGCTAGTCCTGGCcattgtttatttgttcTTCGTCGCATTCCCAtacatattcaaaaaactATATGGATTCCACGAAATGGAAGTTGCATGTGCGTATATTGGCATGCTAGTGGGTATGTTAGTAGCATGTCCCacatcaataatttttcaaaagaggTACGAATTGAAAGTGAAAGCCAATAATGGTGAAAGGACGCCAGAAATGAGATTCGAACCATTATTCTATGGTGCATTCTTGAGTCCCGTCGGGTTGCTTATCTTTGCATGGACATGTTATTCACATGTCCATTGGATTGGCCCTATTATTGGAAGTGGTGTTTTCGGAACCGGTGTTTTCTTTGTATTTGTTGGTGTATTTAATTATACCGTGGATGCATACAGAAGATTCGCAGCTTCAGGGATGGCTTGTAATTCGTTTGTCCGTAGTACGATGAGTGGTGTTTTCCCATTATTCGGACTACAGATGTATGAAGGGATGGGTATTAATTGGGCTAGTTTCTTATTAGCCATGGTTACCATGCTGATGATTCCTGTCCCATTCTTGTTCACTAAGTACGGTGCATATCTAAGAGGTAAGTCTCCATATGCCTGGACAGATTGA
- the FSH1 gene encoding putative serine hydrolase (ancestral locus Anc_5.283) has translation MTASIPKLLFLHGFLQNGKVFSEKSSGIRKLLKKANVQCDYIDGPVQLERKDLPFQMEDDKWQATLDAQVNKAWFYHSEISHELDLSESIKYVSSYIKENGPYDGIVGFSQGAALSTIITNKITELVPGHPEFKVSVIISGYSFTEPDPEHKGELRITEKYKDAFTPMKDSKTKIIFIYGTSDQAVPAKRSQYLYNIFNKAQGEGSDRVKFFEHPGGHMVPNKKDIIRPVVEEITSALV, from the coding sequence atgaCTGCTAGTATCCCCAAATTACTCTTCTTACACGGATTCCTACAAAATGGGAAGGTCTTCTCCGAGAAATCCTCAGGTATtagaaaattattgaaaaaggCAAACGTCCAATGTGATTACATCGATGGCCCTGtccaattggaaagaaaagacTTACCCTTCCAAATGGAAGACGACAAATGGCAAGCTACTTTAGATGCGCAAGTCAACAAAGCTTGGTTTTATCACAGTGAAATTTCTCATGAACTAGATCTTTCAGAATCTATCAAATACGTTTCGAGTTATATCAAGGAAAACGGACCATACGATGGTATTGTTGGATTTTCTCAAGGTGCTGCATTGAGTACTATTATCACTAATAAGATAACTGAGTTGGTCCCTGGTCATCCCGAATTTAAGGTCAGCGTTATTATTTCTGGTTACTCCTTCACCGAACCTGATCCAGAACACAAAGGTGAATTGAGAATCACggaaaaatataaagatgCATTCACTCCAATGAAGGATTCCAAGACAAagatcattttcatttatggTACTTCCGATCAAGCCGTTCCTGCAAAGAGATCTCAATATTTGTataacattttcaataaggCGCAAGGTGAAGGAAGTGATAGAgttaaattctttgaacACCCAGGTGGACACATGGTTCCAAACAAGAAGGACATCATTAGACCTGTGGTGGAAGAGATAACATCTGCGCTTGtataa
- the SMF2 gene encoding divalent metal ion transporter SMF2 (ancestral locus Anc_5.282), translating into MPPISYKPLSLSEDEIHTTASNDNLITPSLSRDSIPEPTPQRSSLFHKPLSILRKYGKFIGPGLMVSVSYMDPGNYSTAVAAGSAHRYKLLFSILVSNFMAAFFQCLCAKLGAVTGLDLAQNCKRHLPPGLNITLYILAEIAIIATDLAEVVGTAISLNILFGVPLALGVVLTVIDVLIVLLAYKPGGDLKLIRYFEAFVSLLVVLTVACFSIELFYADVGSMKEVFSGFLPSKAVIDGDGLYLSLAILGATVMPHSLYLGSGVVQPRLRDYDIKNGNYTPDEMDMDNNHDNYKPSFDAINETLHYTVAELLISLFTVALFVNCAILIVSGATLYGTTQNTQEADLFSIYDLLCSTLSKGAGTIFVLALLFSGQSAGIVCTLSGQMVSEGFLNWTIAPALRRSATRAVAITPCLILVLVAGRNGLSGALNASQVVLSLLLPFVSAPLIYFTCNKNIMKVQLNSNNNCQHDAPLALKMDGNGENIPMYNLGTSSESNEVERQELEAPIYEDMSNGILTMICAVLVWLLISGLNFYMLISFSTGQDVHF; encoded by the coding sequence ATGCCTCCAATAAGTTACAAACCACTGTCACTGTCTGAAGACGAAATTCACACAACAGCTTCTAATGATAACCTGATAACACCGTCATTATCTAGGGATTCGATTCCTGAACCAACCCCTCAACGATCCTCATTGTTTCATAAGCCTTTATCTATACTCCGCAAATATGGTAAGTTCATAGGCCCAGGTTTAATGGTCTCGGTATCATATATGGATCCAGGTAATTATAGTACAGCTGTTGCTGCAGGTTCAGCGCACCGTTACAAGTTATTATTCTCTATTTTAGTATCCAATTTCATGGCTGCATTTTTCCAGTGTTTATGTGCAAAACTGGGTGCCGTCACAGGTTTAGATTTAGCTCAAAATTGTAAGAGACATTTGCCCCCAGGATTAAACATCACTCTTTATATCCTTGCAGAAATAGCTATTATAGCGACAGATTTGGCCGAAGTGGTTGGAACAGCCatatctttgaatattttattcgGAGTACCTCTAGCATTAGGTGTCGTATTAACTGTTATTGATGTTCTGATTGTGCTATTAGCATATAAGCCAGGAGGagatttaaaattaatcaGATACTTTGAAGCATTTGTTTCTCTTTTAGTTGTGCTAACCGTAGCATGTTTTAGTATAGAATTATTTTATGCTGATGTGGGATCCATGAAAGAAGTATTTTCAGGATTCTTACCAAGCAAAGCCGTCATTGACGGAGATGGATTATATTTAAGTTTAGCCATCCTAGGGGCTACAGTGATGCCTCATTCTTTATATTTAGGTTCTGGTGTGGTTCAACCCAGATTAAGAGATTATGATATTAAGAATGGTAATTATACACCAGATGAAATGGATATGGATAACAATCATGATAATTACAAACCTTCCTTTGATGCTATTAATGAAACATTACATTATACAGTGGcagaattattaatttcattatttacaGTCGcattatttgttaattGCGCCATATTGATCGTTTCAGGAGCTACACTTTATGGAACTACCCAAAATACCCAAGAAGctgatttattttccatttatgATCTATTGTGCTCCACTTTATCCAAGGGTGCAGGTACAATTTTCGTTCTagcattattattttctggTCAAAGTGCAGGTATTGTGTGCACATTAAGTGGACAGATGGTTAGTGAAGGATTCCTAAATTGGACCATTGCTCCAGCATTAAGAAGATCAGCCACGCGTGCAGTAGCCATCACACCATGTTTAATCCTAGTATTAGTTGCTGGGCGTAATGGATTATCTGGTGCCCTAAATGCATCCCAAGTGGTTTTATCATTGCTATTACCATTTGTATCGGCTCCCTTAATTTACTTTACTTGTAATAAAAACATTATGAAAGTACAATTGAACAGTAATAACAACTGCCAACATGATGCTCCACTTGCCCTAAAGATGGACGGGAACGGTGAAAACATCCCCATGTACAACTTGGGAACGTCAAGCGAGAGCAATGAAGTCGAGAGACAAGAACTAGAGGCACCTATCTATGAAGATATGAGCAATGGGATCTTAACCATGATTTGTGCCGTGTTGGTATGGCTACTGATCTCTGGTTTAAATTTTTACATGTTGATCAGCTTCTCGACCGGTCAAGACGTTCATTTCTAA
- the COX6 gene encoding cytochrome c oxidase subunit VI (ancestral locus Anc_5.280) produces the protein MLSRTLFRTPAISRTLLSSSKCMMVRAPRLCLTQMNPQQIRKYSAMEDEETFEEFTARYEKEFDEAYDLFEVQRVLNNCFSYDLVPAPAVIEKALRAARRVNDLPTAIRVFEALKFKVETDEQYNAYLDELKDVRKELGVPLKEELFTAGNDQGTHAF, from the coding sequence ATGTTATCAAGAACTTTATTCAGAACCCCTGCCATAAGTAGAACTTTATTGAGTAGCTCAAAATGTATGATGGTGAGAGCACCAAGACTTTGCTTGACGCAAATGAATCCACAACAGATAAGGAAATACTCTGCCATGGAGGATGAGGAAACTTTCGAGGAATTTACCGCCAGATACGAAAAGGAATTCGACGAAGCATACgatttatttgaagttCAAAGAGTCTTGAACAATTGTTTCTCCTACGATTTGGTTCCTGCACCAGctgttattgaaaaggcCTTAAGAGCTGCCAGAAGAGTAAATGACTTACCAACAGCTATTAGAGTTTTTGAAGCTTTGAAGTTCAAGGTGGAAACTGATGAACAATACAATGCTTAtttggatgaattaaaaGATGTTAGAAAGGAATTAGGTGTCCCATTGAAGGAAGAGTTGTTTACAGCAGGAAACGATCAAGGTACACATGCCTTTTAA